A section of the Candidatus Omnitrophota bacterium genome encodes:
- the rsxC gene encoding electron transport complex subunit RsxC, with protein sequence MKYHKERTKDMPIQELGLPESVSIPLSQHIGKICQPRVKVGDRVLRGEQIASCESGFFAPIHSSISGEVTSIKNMPHPSNGSCLSVQIKSDAKDEAIEDIRRKPRSQEEVDNLSKDTLGKIILDAGIVGMGGAAFPTHIKLKPPKPVDTFILNAAECEPYLTSDYRLMIENPEGIISGMKLMLKILGTRNVYLAIEDNKPEAIKKFKSLAKNNDFKVCVLKTVYPQGGEKQLTQSILAKEVPAGGLPFDIGVVVQNVATAFAVYEAVYLRKPLYERVVTVCGSALANPKNLRVRIGTSIRELIAFCAPLQQEVRKIIIGGPMMGIAQSSMDVPIIKASGGVILFSKNEVSLRQDRVCCRCARCVDICPARIEPAMITIAIEKEKWDMLAEFNIFDCIECGLCSYICPAKRDLVHLIRYGKERVKVR encoded by the coding sequence ATGAAATACCATAAAGAACGTACTAAAGATATGCCGATTCAGGAGTTAGGTTTACCTGAAAGCGTTAGCATACCTCTAAGCCAGCATATTGGTAAAATCTGCCAACCCAGAGTTAAGGTAGGAGACAGGGTATTGCGGGGTGAACAAATAGCAAGTTGCGAATCTGGTTTTTTTGCGCCTATCCATTCTTCGATTTCTGGTGAGGTGACATCCATCAAGAATATGCCTCATCCAAGTAATGGAAGTTGCCTTAGTGTCCAGATAAAAAGCGATGCTAAAGATGAGGCAATAGAGGACATTCGTCGCAAGCCAAGGAGCCAAGAAGAAGTCGATAATTTAAGCAAAGATACCTTAGGCAAAATCATCCTTGATGCAGGTATTGTGGGTATGGGAGGTGCGGCATTTCCTACCCATATAAAGTTAAAACCTCCTAAGCCGGTTGATACCTTTATCTTAAATGCAGCAGAGTGCGAGCCCTATTTGACAAGCGATTATCGGCTCATGATTGAGAATCCCGAAGGTATTATTTCCGGGATGAAATTGATGCTTAAGATCTTAGGTACGCGAAATGTTTATTTGGCTATTGAAGATAATAAGCCAGAGGCTATAAAAAAATTTAAGAGTCTGGCTAAAAATAATGATTTTAAAGTCTGTGTCTTAAAGACAGTTTATCCTCAAGGAGGCGAAAAGCAGCTTACGCAGAGTATACTAGCCAAGGAAGTTCCTGCTGGTGGGCTTCCTTTTGATATTGGAGTTGTAGTTCAGAATGTGGCAACTGCATTTGCAGTGTATGAGGCAGTTTATCTTCGAAAGCCGTTATATGAGAGGGTTGTTACTGTATGTGGTTCGGCATTAGCTAATCCTAAGAATCTACGTGTAAGAATCGGTACCTCAATAAGAGAGCTTATTGCATTTTGTGCGCCTTTGCAGCAGGAAGTAAGAAAGATCATAATTGGCGGCCCAATGATGGGTATTGCCCAGAGCAGTATGGATGTGCCTATTATTAAAGCCAGCGGCGGAGTAATCCTGTTTTCAAAAAATGAGGTGAGTCTCAGGCAGGATCGTGTTTGCTGTCGCTGTGCACGTTGTGTTGACATTTGTCCAGCGCGTATTGAACCAGCAATGATAACAATCGCTATAGAAAAAGAAAAGTGGGATATGCTGGCAGAGTTCAATATCTTTGATTGTATTGAGTGTGGACTGTGTAGTTACATCTGTCCGGCAAAACGCGATTTAGTCCATTTAATCCGATATGGAAAAGAAAGAGTTAAAGTTAGGTAG
- a CDS encoding MFS transporter translates to MAKFREILKNKNFFLLWLSQIISQFGDRLNQMALIALIYSRAPGSTWEMAKLLSFTIIPVFIIGPVAGVYVDRWSRQRTMFVCDLARACLVFIIAFYLLNLKPIFPIYIAIFFVFSVGRFFVPAKMSIIPSLVKKSDLLLANSLVHTTGMIAAMFGLGIGGLLVSPHILGVKGGFYLDAGSFLVSAIMLYFISENIRLRVTKRAIAGVSKDIVEVIKKSILSEIKEAFYFLIKNRQTRYVVAVLFTLWLALGAVYVVTIVFVQEVLGSITSQLGLLAICLGGSLFVGSLIYGRLGHKLSHLKIIFISFSLSGLALFLFAILTYTFKEFWIAAISCFMLGLTLSPIMIASNTLVHKLSDNKMMGRVFSSLEVVMHIGFLLAMFISASLAEFLGRFWILVGAGLGIILFSIFGLIRESRRRA, encoded by the coding sequence GTGGCAAAATTTAGAGAAATTTTAAAAAATAAGAATTTTTTTCTCCTCTGGTTAAGCCAGATTATCTCCCAATTTGGAGACCGGCTTAATCAAATGGCGCTGATTGCTCTTATCTACAGCCGTGCTCCCGGCTCAACTTGGGAGATGGCAAAGCTGCTCTCCTTCACAATAATACCAGTATTTATAATTGGTCCGGTAGCTGGTGTTTATGTTGATAGATGGAGTAGGCAGCGCACCATGTTTGTCTGTGACTTAGCCCGTGCATGTCTAGTGTTTATAATTGCCTTTTATCTTTTGAATCTTAAGCCAATTTTTCCTATATACATTGCTATCTTTTTTGTATTTTCTGTTGGTAGATTCTTTGTTCCGGCTAAGATGTCTATAATACCGTCTTTGGTTAAAAAGAGTGATCTTCTTTTAGCTAATTCCCTAGTGCATACAACAGGCATGATTGCGGCAATGTTTGGATTAGGTATTGGGGGCCTATTAGTTTCTCCCCACATCTTGGGCGTAAAGGGTGGATTCTATTTAGATGCAGGCTCTTTCCTTGTCTCAGCTATAATGCTTTATTTTATTTCAGAAAATATTAGATTGAGAGTAACTAAAAGAGCCATTGCTGGGGTAAGCAAGGATATTGTGGAGGTTATAAAGAAATCAATCTTAAGTGAGATAAAAGAGGCTTTCTATTTTTTGATTAAAAATCGTCAGACGCGTTATGTTGTTGCTGTGCTTTTTACATTGTGGTTAGCATTGGGTGCTGTCTATGTTGTCACCATTGTTTTTGTCCAGGAGGTCCTAGGTTCGATTACCTCTCAGTTAGGCCTTTTGGCTATCTGTTTAGGAGGAAGTTTGTTTGTCGGTTCCCTTATTTATGGCCGCCTGGGTCACAAATTGTCACATCTAAAGATTATATTTATCTCCTTTTCTTTAAGCGGCTTAGCACTCTTCCTATTTGCGATTTTGACATATACATTTAAGGAGTTTTGGATTGCTGCTATCTCTTGCTTTATGCTTGGGTTGACCCTTTCTCCGATTATGATTGCTTCAAATACGTTAGTACACAAATTAAGTGATAATAAAATGATGGGTAGAGTATTTAGTTCTCTGGAAGTTGTAATGCATATTGGTTTTCTCCTGGCAATGTTTATTAGCGCCTCTTTAGCTGAATTTTTAGGCAGATTCTGGATTTTGGTAGGAGCAGGTTTGGGTATTATTCTGTTTAGTATTTTTGGGCTTATAAGAGAATCAAGACGTCGAGCTTAA